The following is a genomic window from Nocardioides thalensis.
GCGGGCATCGGTGTCGGGCACGGGGCCCGCGTCGGACAGGCGTACGGCGACGTCCTCGCGCCGCCGGTCCAGGCGTGCGGCCACCGCGTCGATCACGGCGTCCTCCGACGCCTGCCGGCCGAGCGCGAGCCGCTCGGCGAGGCGGCGGCGGGCCGCGGTCCGCAGCGCGGTGGCAGCGTGGGCGCGGTCGCCGCCCTTGCGATACATCCGGCCGCGGCTGCGGGCGGTCTCGACGGCGCGCACCACGACCGGCAGCGGCTCGGTGGACAGCGGCCCGAGCCGGCGGTAGCGCCACAGCACCAGCGCGACCAGCGCGAGCGCCGCCATCCAGAGCCCCGGGCCGATCCAGCGCGGCAGCAGCGCCGAGAGCGACACGGCCTCGCCGTCGACGGTGTCCTCCAGGGACGGGACGTACCAGACCAGGCGCTCCTCCTGCCCGAGCAGCCGCAGCACGACCGCGGCGTTGTCGCCGCGGAGCACCTGGTCGTTGGTCAGCGCCTCGGCGGCCCCGAGGTAGACCGTGCCCGAGCCGCCGGTCACCAGGAGGTGCCCGTCGTCGGTGGGGAAGCAGCCCTCGCGCTCGTAGGCCGTCGCGGTGTCGACCGTCAGGGCCAGCCCGTCGTAGAGCGGGTCGCCGCAGTCGGCCGCGACGTCGTCGACGTCGCCGGAGATGCGGGTGTCGAGCTCCTCGATCTCGTCGATGACGTACGACGGCGGGTCCGCCA
Proteins encoded in this region:
- a CDS encoding DUF4350 domain-containing protein — protein: MTATATEPLRPARLWQRYRWPIVVGVCFVLAVGVALWTGGGDDEYGGDLDPRNTGPEGAQAVAKVLDGEGVDVTIVRSADELADAEVDASTTVLVTGAESLASSTVRHLRREAGEARLVLADPPSYVIDEIEELDTRISGDVDDVAADCGDPLYDGLALTVDTATAYEREGCFPTDDGHLLVTGGSGTVYLGAAEALTNDQVLRGDNAAVVLRLLGQEERLVWYVPSLEDTVDGEAVSLSALLPRWIGPGLWMAALALVALVLWRYRRLGPLSTEPLPVVVRAVETARSRGRMYRKGGDRAHAATALRTAARRRLAERLALGRQASEDAVIDAVAARLDRRREDVAVRLSDAGPVPDTDARLVHLAQELSELIREVPRG